From one Equus asinus isolate D_3611 breed Donkey chromosome 5, EquAss-T2T_v2, whole genome shotgun sequence genomic stretch:
- the MKNK1 gene encoding MAP kinase-interacting serine/threonine-protein kinase 1 isoform X2 has translation MQNRPEMGSSEPLPIAESDKGRKKKKRKARATDSLPGRFEDTYKLTSELLGEGAYAKVQGAVSLQNGKEYAVKIIEKQAGHSRSRVFREVETLYQCQGNKNILELIEFFEDDTRFYLVFEKLQGGSILAHIQKRKHFNERDASRVVRNVAAALDFLHTKGIAHRDLKPENILCESPEKVSPVKICDFDLGSGVKLNNSCTPITTPELTTPCGSAEYMAPEVVEVFTDEATFYDKRCDLWSLGVVLYIMLSGYPPFVGHCGADCGWDRGEVCSVCQNKLFESIQEGKYEFPDKDWAHISSEAKDLISKLLVRDAKQRLSAAQVLQHPWVQGQAPERGLSTPQVLQRNSSTMDLTLFAAEAIALNRQLSQHEENELAKESEALAEGLCSVRLSPPSKSRLARRRALAQAGRRGDAGPCPTASAL, from the exons ATGCAGAATAGACCAG AGATGGGCAGCAGTGAACCCCTTCCCATTGCAGAAAGTGacaaggggaggaagaagaagaagcgGAAGGCCCGGGCCACTGACTCCTTGCCAGGAAGGTTTGAAG ATACGTACAAGCTGACCTCTGAATTGCTTGGAGAGGGAGCCTATGCCAAAGTTCAAGGTGCCGTGAGCCTGCAGAATGGCAAAGAGTATGCTGTCAAA ATCATCGAAAAACAAGCAGGGCACAGTCGGAGTAGGGTATTTCGAGAGGTGGAGACGCTCTATCAGTGTCAAGGAAACAA gAACATTTTGGAGCTGATTGAGTTCTTTGAAGATGACACAAGGTTTTACTTGGTCTTTGAGAAATTGCAAGGAG GCTCCATCCTGGCCCACATCCAGAAGCGGAAGCACTTCAATGAGCGAGATGCCAGCCGAGTGGTGCGGAATGTTGCTGCTGCACTTGACTTCCTGCACACCAAAG GCATTGCTCACCGTGATCTGAAGCCAGAAAATATATTGTGTGAATCTCCAGAAAAG GTGTCTCCAGTGAAAATCTGTGACTTTGACTTGGGCAGTGGGGTGAAATTGAACAACTCCTGCACCCCTATAACCACACCAGAGCTGACCACTCCG TGTGGCTCTGCAGAGTACATGGCCCCCGAGGTGGTAGAGGTCTTCACGGACGAGGCCACATTCTACGACAAGCGCTGTGATCTCTGGAGCCTGGGCGTGGTCCTCTACATCATGCTGAGTGGCTACCCACCCTTTGTAGGTCACTGTGGGGCCGACTGTGGCTGGGACCGGGGAGAGGTCTGCAGTGTGTGCCAG AACAAGCTGTTTGAGAGCATCCAGGAAGGCAAGTATGAGTTTCCTGACAAGGACTGGGCACACATCTCCAGTGAGGCCAAAGACCTCATCTCCAAGCTCCTGGTTCGAGATGCGAAGCAGAGACTGAGCGCTGCCCAAGTTCTGCAGCACCCATGGGTGCAGGGG CAAGCTCCAGAAAGGGGACTCTCCACGCCGCAAGTCCTCCAGAG AAATAGCAGCACAATGGACCTGACGCTCTTCGCAGCTGAAGCCATCGCCCTTAACCGCCAGCTGTCTCAGCACGAGGAAAATGAACTGGCAAAGGAGTCAGAGGCGCTGGCCGAGGGCCTCTGCTCTGTGaggctctctcctccctccaagTCACGCCTGGCCCGCCGGAGGGCCCTGGCCCAGGCAGGCCGCAGAGGAGATGCAGGCCCATGCCCGACAGCCTCAGCACTCTGA
- the MKNK1 gene encoding MAP kinase-interacting serine/threonine-protein kinase 1 isoform X4: MQNRPEMGSSEPLPIAESDKGRKKKKRKARATDSLPGRFEGSILAHIQKRKHFNERDASRVVRNVAAALDFLHTKGIAHRDLKPENILCESPEKVSPVKICDFDLGSGVKLNNSCTPITTPELTTPCGSAEYMAPEVVEVFTDEATFYDKRCDLWSLGVVLYIMLSGYPPFVGHCGADCGWDRGEVCSVCQNKLFESIQEGKYEFPDKDWAHISSEAKDLISKLLVRDAKQRLSAAQVLQHPWVQGQAPERGLSTPQVLQRNSSTMDLTLFAAEAIALNRQLSQHEENELAKESEALAEGLCSVRLSPPSKSRLARRRALAQAGRRGDAGPCPTASAL; encoded by the exons ATGCAGAATAGACCAG AGATGGGCAGCAGTGAACCCCTTCCCATTGCAGAAAGTGacaaggggaggaagaagaagaagcgGAAGGCCCGGGCCACTGACTCCTTGCCAGGAAGGTTTGAAG GCTCCATCCTGGCCCACATCCAGAAGCGGAAGCACTTCAATGAGCGAGATGCCAGCCGAGTGGTGCGGAATGTTGCTGCTGCACTTGACTTCCTGCACACCAAAG GCATTGCTCACCGTGATCTGAAGCCAGAAAATATATTGTGTGAATCTCCAGAAAAG GTGTCTCCAGTGAAAATCTGTGACTTTGACTTGGGCAGTGGGGTGAAATTGAACAACTCCTGCACCCCTATAACCACACCAGAGCTGACCACTCCG TGTGGCTCTGCAGAGTACATGGCCCCCGAGGTGGTAGAGGTCTTCACGGACGAGGCCACATTCTACGACAAGCGCTGTGATCTCTGGAGCCTGGGCGTGGTCCTCTACATCATGCTGAGTGGCTACCCACCCTTTGTAGGTCACTGTGGGGCCGACTGTGGCTGGGACCGGGGAGAGGTCTGCAGTGTGTGCCAG AACAAGCTGTTTGAGAGCATCCAGGAAGGCAAGTATGAGTTTCCTGACAAGGACTGGGCACACATCTCCAGTGAGGCCAAAGACCTCATCTCCAAGCTCCTGGTTCGAGATGCGAAGCAGAGACTGAGCGCTGCCCAAGTTCTGCAGCACCCATGGGTGCAGGGG CAAGCTCCAGAAAGGGGACTCTCCACGCCGCAAGTCCTCCAGAG AAATAGCAGCACAATGGACCTGACGCTCTTCGCAGCTGAAGCCATCGCCCTTAACCGCCAGCTGTCTCAGCACGAGGAAAATGAACTGGCAAAGGAGTCAGAGGCGCTGGCCGAGGGCCTCTGCTCTGTGaggctctctcctccctccaagTCACGCCTGGCCCGCCGGAGGGCCCTGGCCCAGGCAGGCCGCAGAGGAGATGCAGGCCCATGCCCGACAGCCTCAGCACTCTGA
- the MKNK1 gene encoding MAP kinase-interacting serine/threonine-protein kinase 1 isoform X3, which translates to MGSSEPLPIAESDKGRKKKKRKARATDSLPGRFEDTYKLTSELLGEGAYAKVQGAVSLQNGKEYAVKIIEKQAGHSRSRVFREVETLYQCQGNKNILELIEFFEDDTRFYLVFEKLQGGSILAHIQKRKHFNERDASRVVRNVAAALDFLHTKGIAHRDLKPENILCESPEKVSPVKICDFDLGSGVKLNNSCTPITTPELTTPCGSAEYMAPEVVEVFTDEATFYDKRCDLWSLGVVLYIMLSGYPPFVGHCGADCGWDRGEVCSVCQNKLFESIQEGKYEFPDKDWAHISSEAKDLISKLLVRDAKQRLSAAQVLQHPWVQGQAPERGLSTPQVLQRNSSTMDLTLFAAEAIALNRQLSQHEENELAKESEALAEGLCSVRLSPPSKSRLARRRALAQAGRRGDAGPCPTASAL; encoded by the exons ATGGGCAGCAGTGAACCCCTTCCCATTGCAGAAAGTGacaaggggaggaagaagaagaagcgGAAGGCCCGGGCCACTGACTCCTTGCCAGGAAGGTTTGAAG ATACGTACAAGCTGACCTCTGAATTGCTTGGAGAGGGAGCCTATGCCAAAGTTCAAGGTGCCGTGAGCCTGCAGAATGGCAAAGAGTATGCTGTCAAA ATCATCGAAAAACAAGCAGGGCACAGTCGGAGTAGGGTATTTCGAGAGGTGGAGACGCTCTATCAGTGTCAAGGAAACAA gAACATTTTGGAGCTGATTGAGTTCTTTGAAGATGACACAAGGTTTTACTTGGTCTTTGAGAAATTGCAAGGAG GCTCCATCCTGGCCCACATCCAGAAGCGGAAGCACTTCAATGAGCGAGATGCCAGCCGAGTGGTGCGGAATGTTGCTGCTGCACTTGACTTCCTGCACACCAAAG GCATTGCTCACCGTGATCTGAAGCCAGAAAATATATTGTGTGAATCTCCAGAAAAG GTGTCTCCAGTGAAAATCTGTGACTTTGACTTGGGCAGTGGGGTGAAATTGAACAACTCCTGCACCCCTATAACCACACCAGAGCTGACCACTCCG TGTGGCTCTGCAGAGTACATGGCCCCCGAGGTGGTAGAGGTCTTCACGGACGAGGCCACATTCTACGACAAGCGCTGTGATCTCTGGAGCCTGGGCGTGGTCCTCTACATCATGCTGAGTGGCTACCCACCCTTTGTAGGTCACTGTGGGGCCGACTGTGGCTGGGACCGGGGAGAGGTCTGCAGTGTGTGCCAG AACAAGCTGTTTGAGAGCATCCAGGAAGGCAAGTATGAGTTTCCTGACAAGGACTGGGCACACATCTCCAGTGAGGCCAAAGACCTCATCTCCAAGCTCCTGGTTCGAGATGCGAAGCAGAGACTGAGCGCTGCCCAAGTTCTGCAGCACCCATGGGTGCAGGGG CAAGCTCCAGAAAGGGGACTCTCCACGCCGCAAGTCCTCCAGAG AAATAGCAGCACAATGGACCTGACGCTCTTCGCAGCTGAAGCCATCGCCCTTAACCGCCAGCTGTCTCAGCACGAGGAAAATGAACTGGCAAAGGAGTCAGAGGCGCTGGCCGAGGGCCTCTGCTCTGTGaggctctctcctccctccaagTCACGCCTGGCCCGCCGGAGGGCCCTGGCCCAGGCAGGCCGCAGAGGAGATGCAGGCCCATGCCCGACAGCCTCAGCACTCTGA
- the MKNK1 gene encoding MAP kinase-interacting serine/threonine-protein kinase 1 isoform X1, whose translation MKEQDVIISAAHSTRGAVRQSQLCRRLARRLYVQQFVTLNGSVEMFRVSPALCKPAASLLAHPFLHSVFAKHLQIIEKQAGHSRSRVFREVETLYQCQGNKNILELIEFFEDDTRFYLVFEKLQGGSILAHIQKRKHFNERDASRVVRNVAAALDFLHTKGIAHRDLKPENILCESPEKVSPVKICDFDLGSGVKLNNSCTPITTPELTTPCGSAEYMAPEVVEVFTDEATFYDKRCDLWSLGVVLYIMLSGYPPFVGHCGADCGWDRGEVCSVCQNKLFESIQEGKYEFPDKDWAHISSEAKDLISKLLVRDAKQRLSAAQVLQHPWVQGQAPERGLSTPQVLQRNSSTMDLTLFAAEAIALNRQLSQHEENELAKESEALAEGLCSVRLSPPSKSRLARRRALAQAGRRGDAGPCPTASAL comes from the exons ATGAAGGAACAGGATGTCATCATCTCTGCTGCCCACTCTACACGTGGGGCTGTAAGGCAGAGCCAGCTCTGCAGGAGACTTGCCCGCAGGCTCTACGTGCAACAGTTTGTGACTCTGAATGGGTCTGTAGAGATGTTCAGAGTCAGCCCAGCCCTGTGTAAACCAGCTGCTTCTCTGTTGGCTCATCCATTCCTTCACTCAGTATTTGCCAAGCATCTCCAG ATCATCGAAAAACAAGCAGGGCACAGTCGGAGTAGGGTATTTCGAGAGGTGGAGACGCTCTATCAGTGTCAAGGAAACAA gAACATTTTGGAGCTGATTGAGTTCTTTGAAGATGACACAAGGTTTTACTTGGTCTTTGAGAAATTGCAAGGAG GCTCCATCCTGGCCCACATCCAGAAGCGGAAGCACTTCAATGAGCGAGATGCCAGCCGAGTGGTGCGGAATGTTGCTGCTGCACTTGACTTCCTGCACACCAAAG GCATTGCTCACCGTGATCTGAAGCCAGAAAATATATTGTGTGAATCTCCAGAAAAG GTGTCTCCAGTGAAAATCTGTGACTTTGACTTGGGCAGTGGGGTGAAATTGAACAACTCCTGCACCCCTATAACCACACCAGAGCTGACCACTCCG TGTGGCTCTGCAGAGTACATGGCCCCCGAGGTGGTAGAGGTCTTCACGGACGAGGCCACATTCTACGACAAGCGCTGTGATCTCTGGAGCCTGGGCGTGGTCCTCTACATCATGCTGAGTGGCTACCCACCCTTTGTAGGTCACTGTGGGGCCGACTGTGGCTGGGACCGGGGAGAGGTCTGCAGTGTGTGCCAG AACAAGCTGTTTGAGAGCATCCAGGAAGGCAAGTATGAGTTTCCTGACAAGGACTGGGCACACATCTCCAGTGAGGCCAAAGACCTCATCTCCAAGCTCCTGGTTCGAGATGCGAAGCAGAGACTGAGCGCTGCCCAAGTTCTGCAGCACCCATGGGTGCAGGGG CAAGCTCCAGAAAGGGGACTCTCCACGCCGCAAGTCCTCCAGAG AAATAGCAGCACAATGGACCTGACGCTCTTCGCAGCTGAAGCCATCGCCCTTAACCGCCAGCTGTCTCAGCACGAGGAAAATGAACTGGCAAAGGAGTCAGAGGCGCTGGCCGAGGGCCTCTGCTCTGTGaggctctctcctccctccaagTCACGCCTGGCCCGCCGGAGGGCCCTGGCCCAGGCAGGCCGCAGAGGAGATGCAGGCCCATGCCCGACAGCCTCAGCACTCTGA
- the KNCN gene encoding kinocilin, whose amino-acid sequence MDIPISSRDFRCLQLACVALGLVAGSIIIGVSVSKAAAAAGGIFIGASGLGILILAYPFLKARFNLNHILPTIGSLRIHPHPAPEHGEGRSSANDNKEGARSSLSTVSRTLEKLKPGARAAGEG is encoded by the exons ATGGACATCCCCATCAGCAGCAGAGACTTCCGCTGCCTGCAGCTGGCCTGTGTGGCCCTCGGCCTGGTGGCCGGCAGCATCATCATCGGCGTCTCCGTGTCCAAAGCTGCAGCGGCTGCGGGTGGTATCTTTATTGGCGCCTCTGGTCTGG GGATCCTCATCTTGGCCTATCCCTTCCTGAAGGCTCGGTTCAACCTGAATCACATCCTGCCTACGATAG GGAGCCTGAGAATCCACCCCCACCCAGCGCCTGAACACGGGGAGGGAAGATCCAGCGCCAATGACAATAAAGAGG GAGCCCGCAGCAGCCTGTCGACCGTGAGCAGGACCCTGGAGAAGCTGAAGCCAGGGGCCCGGGCGGCTGGGGAGGGCTGA